Below is a window of Edaphobacter dinghuensis DNA.
AGACCTGCGTTGTCGTCGTCGATGAGGCGCAGAACCTCTCCTGGGAGTTGCTCGAAGAGATTCGGCTGCTCACCAACCTTGAAACCTCGTCGGAGAAGCTGCTCCAGATCGTCCTCTCCGGCCAGCCCGAGCTTGAAGAGAAGCTCCGCCACCCCAGCGTTCGCCAGCTTCGTCAGCGAGTCTCCTTGTGGTGCCGCACCCAGTCGCTCAGCGAGAGCCAGACTCACGCCTATGTAGCCGAGCGTCTGCGCATCGCCGGTGCGTCGTGGCCTATCTTCACGCAGGAGGCTCTGAGACTGATCCATCGCTTCAGCCGCGGGATTCCGCGCATTATCAACCTACTGTGCGAGCACTCGCTGATCGTAGGCTATGTTGAACAGGCCCGGGAGATCACCCCAGCCATTGTCGAAGGCGTAGCGATAGAGCTTGAGCTTGAAACGCAGCCATTTCTTATCTCCTCCGCGGCCATGGGCGGCGGGGGCATGTCGTCGCCGCTCACCGTCTCCGGCG
It encodes the following:
- a CDS encoding ExeA family protein encodes the protein MYKSFYKLQSNPFGTSPDPRFLYMMPHTREALACLEYGISARKGFTVLTGEVGTGKTTLLRRALSSFSGRRVSTSFVFNPRLETLDFLEFVLTDFGITPATRTKSGMLLQLNRWLIERFRMEETCVVVVDEAQNLSWELLEEIRLLTNLETSSEKLLQIVLSGQPELEEKLRHPSVRQLRQRVSLWCRTQSLSESQTHAYVAERLRIAGASWPIFTQEALRLIHRFSRGIPRIINLLCEHSLIVGYVEQAREITPAIVEGVAIELELETQPFLISSAAMGGGGMSSPLTVSGDAPNFNTVFNGEPTGRQDR